The Streptomyces sp. WZ-12 genome segment GCTACCTGCCGCTAGACACGCCGACAGGGGTCCTTGACGTGCGGGGACGGAGAAGTACCGAAGGTCACGTTAGCTGTTGATGACCGCTCAGTAACGAGATGCGGCCCCGTCGTCCTGAATGGACGGCGGGGCCACGGGTACCTCGTGGGTGAAATGCGGTCAGGCGGTCCTGAAACGGCCGCCTTTGAGCGCGCCGATGAACGAAGTCCAGCCATCGGCCGGGAAGACCAGTGCCGGACCGTGCGGGTCCTTGCTGTCACGGACGGGGACGAGGCCGGGGAGGTCGTCGCGGACCTCCAGGCAGTCGTCGTTGTTGTGGCCGCTGTGGGTGCTCTTGCGCCAGCGGGCGACCTCGACGCAGTTCCCGCCTTCGCCGTTGCTGTAGCTGCTCTTGAACCATTGAGCCGTGCTCAGGTCGCACTCGCGCATTGTCGGTATTCCTCCGCCGCTGATTCGATCAGGGCCAGGGACGCCTTCGGTGAAAGCGCTGTGGCCCTGATGAGATCGTAGGCGCGTTGGGCGCGCTTCACCACGGCTGGGTCGTCGAGCAGCGTTCCCGAAAACGCCGTCTCTGTATAGGCGGTTGGCGGCGCATCATCGAACTCCATGAGTCTCACATCGCCGGTCATGGCGGCATACGCCCCCTCCTCGTGCGGGAGGACCTGCGCCAGGATCCCGCGCTCCCGTACGAGCCGGGCCAGGTGGTCGAGCTGCCCGGCC includes the following:
- a CDS encoding DUF397 domain-containing protein, which encodes MRECDLSTAQWFKSSYSNGEGGNCVEVARWRKSTHSGHNNDDCLEVRDDLPGLVPVRDSKDPHGPALVFPADGWTSFIGALKGGRFRTA